The following are from one region of the Jeongeupia sp. USM3 genome:
- the coxB gene encoding cytochrome c oxidase subunit II, whose product MRVSRIPAAPACLLLAWHTAAADSRTGFQTPQTLIAQDISDLHTWIMVIIIVIFIAVFGVMFYAVFRHRKSLGHKARPFHENTTVEVLWTVIPALILAVMAWPAAKVVLAQKDSRGATLTVKATGYQWFWGYDYVDYGFGYKSKLTTPRGQIDNYRGNSEKGQHYLLEVDEPLVVPVGQKVRILTTSNDVIHSWAMPAFGVKQDAIPGFIRDTWFKAEREGTFRGQCSELCGQDHGFMPIVVKVVSAAQFKDYVSQKQAAAKAMADDPSKVWTRDDLVTRGQKVYEANCQSCHQANGMGSGAFPAIAGSRVANGPIGGHVHLVLTGKNAMPSWAALSDTEIAAVITFQRNAFGNKTGDMLQPKDVKLARK is encoded by the coding sequence ATGCGTGTATCACGCATACCGGCTGCGCCGGCCTGTCTGCTGCTGGCATGGCATACCGCTGCGGCGGACAGCCGCACCGGATTCCAGACACCGCAAACCCTCATCGCCCAGGACATTTCCGACCTGCATACCTGGATCATGGTGATCATCATCGTGATCTTCATCGCGGTGTTCGGCGTGATGTTCTATGCGGTGTTCCGCCACCGCAAATCGCTCGGCCACAAGGCCCGCCCCTTCCACGAGAACACCACCGTCGAAGTGCTCTGGACCGTGATCCCGGCGCTGATCCTCGCGGTGATGGCCTGGCCTGCGGCCAAGGTCGTGCTGGCGCAAAAGGACAGCCGCGGCGCCACGCTCACGGTCAAGGCCACCGGCTACCAGTGGTTTTGGGGCTACGACTACGTCGACTACGGCTTCGGCTACAAGAGCAAGCTGACAACGCCGCGCGGCCAGATCGACAACTACCGCGGCAATAGCGAGAAGGGCCAGCACTACCTGCTCGAAGTCGACGAACCGCTCGTGGTACCGGTCGGCCAGAAGGTGCGCATCCTCACCACCAGCAACGACGTGATCCACTCGTGGGCAATGCCGGCCTTCGGCGTCAAGCAGGACGCGATTCCCGGCTTCATCCGCGACACCTGGTTCAAGGCCGAGCGCGAAGGCACGTTCCGCGGCCAGTGCTCCGAACTTTGCGGCCAGGACCACGGCTTCATGCCCATCGTCGTCAAGGTCGTCAGTGCGGCACAGTTCAAGGACTACGTGTCGCAGAAGCAGGCGGCCGCCAAGGCAATGGCCGACGATCCGAGCAAGGTCTGGACTCGCGACGACCTCGTCACCCGTGGTCAAAAGGTCTACGAGGCCAACTGCCAGTCCTGTCACCAGGCCAACGGCATGGGCAGCGGGGCTTTCCCGGCCATCGCCGGCTCCAGGGTCGCCAACGGGCCGATCGGTGGCCACGTCCATCTGGTGCTGACCGGCAAGAACGCGATGCCGTCGTGGGCCGCGCTCTCCGATACCGAAATCGCCGCCGTCATCACCTTCCAGCGCAATGCCTTCGGCAACAAGACCGGCGACATGCTGCAACCCAAGGACGTGAAGCTCGCCCGCAAGTAG